The sequence below is a genomic window from Thermodesulfobacteriota bacterium.
AGCTTGATGAGAACGGTTATGAGAATGTGGCAATAATGTCATATTCCGCAAAGTACGCATCAGCATTTTACGGCCCGTTTAGAGAAGCCGCTGAGTCTCCACCACAATTTGGTGATAGAAAAAGCTATCAGATGGACCCACCCAACATAAGAGAGGCTTTAAGGGAAATTGAGCTTGATATAGATGAGGGGGCTGACATTGTGATGGTCAAGCCTGCACTGCCCTATCTAGACGTTATCAAGGCCGCCAGAGATGAATTTGATCACCCTGTTGCCGCATATCATGTAAGTGGTGAGTACTCCATGGTTAAAGCCGCTGGGAAGCTTGGATGGATTGATGAGGAGCTTGTAATGATGGAGTCACTTATAAGTATTAAAAGAGCCGGTGCAGATTTAATTCTTACCTATTTTGCAAAAGACGCAGCTAAGCTCTTAGCCAAGAAATAATCTAACTTCATTAAGATTTTTTATCTTATGCTGATCACCGATAGATTCGTAGTCATTTTCCCTATCTAAAACCAGCGCACGTATTCCCAGAGATCTTGCGCCATGAAAATCATTGTAGATATGATCCCCTATATGAATGCACTCTTTAGGTTCAGATCCAATATCTTTTAATGCGATATGAAATATATTTGGATCCGGTTTTGCATGACCTGCCTCGCTTGAGATTACAAAACTGTCAAAGTACTCTGTAATTCCAAGATTGTTCATAACGTCATATACACGTGAGTCAAAATTTGAGATAATTCCTAGCTTATACTTTTTGTCTTTTAGTTCTGAAAGTACTTCTTTAGTCTCAGGGAAAATTTCCCAAGCCTCACTTCTAAAAACCTCAAATAGCTCGTCGAAATGTGTGTCAAACCCTTCGAACATTCCAACTTCATTGTAGACAGTTTCTACAATATCCCTCCAATACTGTTTCTCAAGTACGGCCCTATCCTCCGGGCTTACGTTGCCAAATGCAAGCGGAGGAGCCGTAGAAAAAGCTTTAGAAAAGGCTTTCCTGAGCTCCTTTGGATCAGGGTCAGCGCCATGCTTCTTAGCTACTGAAGCATAAGTGTTCCCAAGTCCCTTTTCTATATAAAATAATGTATCTGCAGCGTCAAAGAATACTGTATTGATATCTTGGTTCTTCATAATTTCACCTTTGTTGTAGTCCAATTCTTTTCATATAGAATTATTAGAGAGGATTATATTAAATGAGCAATTCCGAGCAGACAAGTGTAATAGCAGTTTTAGACGATATGTTCTTTGCTTCTAAAATTAAAGAGGCCGCCAAGCAATTGGCTCTGGGCATAAAGGTTGTGAAGAATGTTGAAGCCCTAAATGCATCTGCTATGACATCAATCCCAAAATTAATAATTGTTGATTTGAACTCTAATAAAATAGATCCGATAAGTTTGATAACAGATGTTAAATCTAATTCTAAATTGCATAATGTAACAACCTTAGGGTATCTGCCTCATGTAGAGAAAGAGCTTGGGCAAAGAGCTATAGAAGCGGGATACGACATAGTTATGCCGCGCTCAAGATTCGTAAGAGAGCTAGGTCAGATCCTAGTAAAATATGCGTAGTAATTAAACTGCTTTTTTGTTTCTAGTAGAATCATATCCCAAGTTTGGTCTTAGCCACTTTTCTGCCTCTGATGTCTCAATACTTTTACGAGCGGCATATTCATGGACTTGGTCTTTATCAATCTGACCGACATGAAAATATTTTGAATCCGGATGGCTGAAATAAAGCCCGGCAACCGAGCTAGGCGGATAAATAGCAAAATTTTCTGTAAGACTAACGCCTATTTTTTTCTCAACATCCAAAAGCTGCCAGAGTGTTTGTTTCTCTGTATGGTCCGGGCATGCAGGATAGCCGGGGGCTGGTCTTATTCCTCTGTACTTTTCTTTTATAAGATCCTCTGGAGATAAATCCTCTTCTTCT
It includes:
- a CDS encoding porphobilinogen synthase, yielding LDENGYENVAIMSYSAKYASAFYGPFREAAESPPQFGDRKSYQMDPPNIREALREIELDIDEGADIVMVKPALPYLDVIKAARDEFDHPVAAYHVSGEYSMVKAAGKLGWIDEELVMMESLISIKRAGADLILTYFAKDAAKLLAKK
- a CDS encoding HAD-IA family hydrolase, translated to MKNQDINTVFFDAADTLFYIEKGLGNTYASVAKKHGADPDPKELRKAFSKAFSTAPPLAFGNVSPEDRAVLEKQYWRDIVETVYNEVGMFEGFDTHFDELFEVFRSEAWEIFPETKEVLSELKDKKYKLGIISNFDSRVYDVMNNLGITEYFDSFVISSEAGHAKPDPNIFHIALKDIGSEPKECIHIGDHIYNDFHGARSLGIRALVLDRENDYESIGDQHKIKNLNEVRLFLG